Part of the Paenibacillus terrae HPL-003 genome is shown below.
GATTGAAATCACTCAAAAAGGCCGTTTCGATTTACTTTGATCAGTCGCACTCTGTATGGAGTGCGTGGATTGAAATCAAAATTACAATCCCTGCCTTAGATCAAGGCACAAAGTCGCACTCTGTATGGAGTGCGTGGATTGAAATGCCAATGGTAGCCTTCAACTCGTTTTCAAGCCGCGTCGCACTCTGTATGGAGTGCGTGGATTGAAATTCCAAAATTAGGAGAGTATTTGAACTTAGTTAAGTCGCACTCTGTATGGAGTGCGTGGATTGAAATACATGTGGCATCCAAATCGTCTGCCAACTTTCGGTCGCACTCTGTATGGAGTGCGTGGATTGAAATAGCCGAAGAGAACAGAGCGGTGAACGTTATTTGCCGTCGCACTCTGTATGGAGTGCGTGGATTGAAATAGTCAAACTTGAGCTTAAATAAAAATAAGCCCCGGAGTCGCACTCTGTATGGAGTGCGTGGATTGAAATAGTCCAGACAATCTTCGAAAACAATATCAAGCTATTTTAACGTCGCACTCTGTATGGAGTGCGTGGATTGAAATAAATGGTGGTGGATATCCGTGGGCGTACCAAGTGGTCGCACTCTGTATGGAGTGCGTGGATTGAAATTTTAATTACATATTAACCCAAGTACTATCGTTCGGTCGCACTCTGTATGGAGTGCGTGGATTGAAATTGCAGTTCATAGCCCCAGGTAAAACGGATATGTTGTCGCACTCTGTATGGAGTGCGTGGATTGAAATGCTTCGGAATCGGTCAAACGCCAGTGTGGGCCAAGCGTCGCACTCTGTATGGAGTGCGTGGATTGAAATCGCCCATGCCGCTTTTACCTGTGTTATTGATGAGTCGCACTCTGTATGGAGTGCGTGGATTGAAATCGGTTCAAAGACCGGAGTACAGGACGTTATGGAGTCGCACTCTGTATGGAGTGCGTGGATTGAAATTTCAAGGATTTTTTGAACTTGGCGGCGAACCTCGGTCGCACTCTGTATGGAGTGCGTGGATTGAAATGGAAGTGAATTTAGAAGATGTGTCCGGGGTTTCGTCGCACTCTGTATGGAGTGCGTGGATTGAAATAAGTGGAAAAAGGAAAACTCCACTCGAAGCATGCTGAGTCGCACTCTGTATGGAGTGCGTGGATTGAAATCTAGGTCTGATAGACTAAAGGAAAAAAGAATAGGTCGCACTCTGTGTGGAGTGCGACCTTTCCATCACACACTGCGTCCATTTTAAACAAACTAGAAACCCACGAAAATCCTCTATCTACTCAAAATATATTTTACAAATACCTTTATGATTCTTAAAAATATAAAGGTATTTACTGATCAATGTAGAATATATACCGCTGTACTCCAATTCAAGAGAGGGGCAGATGAGGATGATAAGGCGGGTTGCAGCAAATGGAATCAAGAAAGGTTTTCTAATAACGTTAGTATTATTATTAATGATTGCAGGTTCTGCATTGGGAATGAGTGACGCTTCCGCTGCACTATCTGAGCAGAAGGGTAAGCAGGATGCGCCCGCTTTTTCCGAGGTATCCGTTCATGATCCTTCCATCGTCAAAGACGGCGATACTTATTATGTGTTTGGTTCACATATATCGGCGGCGAAGAGCAAGGACCTTAAAAGCTGGACTTCTTTTGCAAACGGTTACACGACTCCGGGAAACACGCTTTTTGGGGATTTGTCGAAGAATCTCGCAGGTTCCTTTGCTTGGGCAGGGGAGAATGATTCGGACAGCAAGGGAGGATTCTCGGTCTGGGCACCGGATGTATTTTGGAATGAGCATTATGTCAATGACGATGGGACAAAAGGGGCCTATATGATTTATTATAGTGCGTCTTCTACCTACATTCGTTCTGCGATCGGTGTTGCTGTTGCACCCCAAATCGAAGGTCCTTATCAATATGTAGATACGATTGTATATACCGGTTTTACGAAGGAAACCGCCTACGACAAGGATAGCAAAGTGGATAAAAAATGGACCAACACGCCGATCCAGCAGTTGGTTGATCAAGGCAAACTGCAAGGTCCAAGAGCGGGATGGTTCAACGCAGACGGCTCTTACGCAAATAGGATGTTTCCGAATGCGATTGATCCGGCTATCTTTTATGATACAGAAGGGCGTTTATGGATGACATATGGGTCATGGTCTGGGGGGATTTTTTTATTAGAGCTGGATAAAGCAACAGGAAAGCCTATTTATCCAGGTCAAGACGGAGCGACGGAAGATGGTCGGCTGATTGATCGTTATTTTGGCACCAAAATTGCGGGTGGATATGGGGAATCAGGAGAGGGACCTTACATTGAATACAACAAGGAGACGGGTTACTATTATTTATTTGTAACCTATGGCGGACTTGCCTCGGACGGTGGATATAACATGAGGTTATTCCGTTCCAAAAATCCGTCAGGACCTTATAAGGATGCCAAGGGGCAGAACGCCGTTTTACCTGCTAACACCAAGAATGCCGCTTTTGGCAACAAGCTGATAGGTAACTTTTTGTTTAACAGTAAAATGGGTGATCCAGGCGAAGGAATTGGTTATGGCTACGTATCCCCTGGACACAACTCCGCTTATACCGACCCTGATAACGGGCAAATGTTTGTTGTCTTTCATACTCGCTTTCCTCAGCAGGGAGAGAAGCATGAATTGCGCATACACCAGATGCTCATGAACCAGGAAGGCTGGCCAGTAGTAGCTCCTTACCGTTATGGTGGTGAGACGCTTACAGAGCTGGATGAGGATCAAGTCGTTGGAGATTATCAGTATGTTAATCATGGCAGTGATACGTCAGCGGTGATTAAGCAAGCGCAGTTTATTCAGCTAAAAGCAGATCATACCGTCGCAGGTGAGCTACAAGGAACGTGGCGTAAGGTAGGAGACACGAGTGTCAAGCTGACGCTGGGAGGAACTGTGTATGACGGAGTTTTCATTAGACAATGGGATGATTATACCAAGCAATATGTTATGACCTTTACGGTTGCATCCAAAACGGGGGAAATGGCCTGGGGGAGTCAGTTCGCTCCTACGATGGATGCAACAGTGGTTGAAAGTGTATATGGTGATTTGGCCCTTGGTGATACAAGTCGGGTAGTAGCCAACTTATCCCTTCCAAAAGAAGGAAGTCGGCAAACTTCGATTACTTGGAAAAGTTCAGACTCGAGCGTCATTTCTGATACAGGCGAGGTTAAACGTCCTGAAATCGGAGAAAAGGCTGTATCAGCCACGCTGACCGCTACGATTAGCAAGGGGGAGAGCAGTAAGAGTAAAGCCTTTAACATCACAGTATCTCCTTATGAGAAGGCAATGCTGACCGCACAATATAAATTTGAAAATAACCTGGAGGATAGTGAAGCTGCTTTTGCGAATGGTGAGGTCATCGGTGACCGAATTGATCGTGAAGGAGGAACTGTGACCTACACTGAGGGTACAAGTGGTCAAGCGGTCTTGTTGGATGGGAAATCCGGGATTAAACTGCCCCAAGGTATGATATCCAGTTCTGCATATTCTGTATCCTTGTGGGTTCATCCAAGTGAGCTGACGCTGCACACCCCAACTTTTTTCGGCGCTATGGATAGTAATCACTGGATTAGCTTGCTGCCCAAAGGACCCGAGGGAGACAACACGATGCTGTGGTCCGGTAGCTCGCCTTGGTATACCGGCAGCACCGGTATGAAAATCAAAGCCAATGAGTGGACACATCTCGCCTTCACGGTAGACAATGGATTGTTATCCGTATATGTGGACGGCAAACCTCAGTTTACAGGCACAGGATTCCCAGATGTATTAACATCCAAAATAGGAACGTTCAGCTTGGGTGTTAACTGGTGGGACCCTGCCTTTAAAGGCGCTATCGATGAGCTAAGTATATTCAAAGGGGCGCTTCCTCCATCACAGGTGGCAGAGCTGGCCAAGGTGAAATGAATCTAGGCTGATAGATATGAAAGGTTGAGAAGAAGCATCTCCAGTGAGAGATTACTGTATATGCTTCTTTTTTTGTGGTAGCATAACGAGAGCATGAGCTACAAAGCATGAAATCATTTCTCTATAAGTGAGTTATCCAATTCATGCTATACGCACTTGTTGCCAAGCAAAAAGAATTACTTGAAGCGAGTTTTTTCAAGTGCGAATGTGAAGCTCACATGAATTCCCTGGGTCCTTCGCACCTCAGATTTTGTCGAAATCCTGTCGAATGTGAATGATTTGTGAATGCATCATAAAGGGTATATGCTCTTTTTGATGCCGTACGCTCAAAATTACGCTAAAATGAACTGAAACGGGTTTGTTTTGACCCATTTTCGCTGTCGCACTCTATATGAGTGCGTGGATTGAAATAGCACGGAAATGTCAGGCAGCGCGTCCGGATGGGCGTCGCACTCTATATGAGTGCGTGGATTGAAATAGTGTTTATAGTACCTATTATATGCAAATCTTCATTAGTCGCACTCTATATGAGTGCGTGGATTGAAATTCCACCTTATCGTCCATTGGACCACCAGTTTCCTCGTCGCACTCTATATGAGTGCGTGGATTGAAATTCTCCATCCCATACAATGCACTGCCAACCATTCATGTCGCACTCTATATGAGTGCGTGGATTGAAATTTATCCAACAGGAACAGCAACAGAAAGCAATCATTGAGTCGCACTCTATATGAGTGCGTGGATTGAAATAGCTCCCTAAGTGCTTTGGTGAGCCTGTATGCTTGTCGCACTCTATATGAGTGCGTGGATTGAAATGTCGAATCTAACCTGCTGACGTTTACGTTTTAGGTCGCACTCTATATGAGTGCGTGGATTGAAATAAGAGGAGCGTTTGTCCGAAGAAATGCTAAAAAATGTAGTCGCACTCTATATGAGTGTGTGGATTGAAATCCGATCCTGGCGGCTGCTCTCACGGGCGAGCGTTGTCGCACTCTATATGAGTGCGTGGATTGAAATTCTTGTTTGTCTTGTCCAGCATCAACGAGAGAGTTGAGGTCGCACTCTATATGAGTGCGTGGATTGAAATATCGACTTGTTGATATCATCTATTGCTGTGGAGAGGTCGCACTCTATATGAGTGCGTGGATTGAAATCCCGAATTGTCTCGCGGATCAAAAAAACGATTCAAAGTCGCACTCTATATGAGTGCGTGGATTGAAATGTTGCCAACATTTGTTGATCCGTTTGCCCGGTGGCCAGTCGCACTCTATATGAGTGCGTGGGTTGAAATGCACTCAACAGCACTTTCGAAACATCCATCAGCGAGGTTATCCCATAAGTCAATTTTGGATTTTTAGTCCCCTATTTTGTATATGAATTTGGCTACAAAAACGACCTCATCCTCCACTTCACCATGGATTTTGAGGTCATTTTTGGGACTGTCCCATCGGAACCTTCCTCTCTTTTAGACAAACAAGAACCAACGTATTCCTTCTATTTTACTTAAATTATATTTTAATATTTTTTTTATAATTCTTGTAATATAAATATATTTACTTTGGAATATATCGCTGTACTCCAACCCAAGAGAGGGGTAGATGAGAATGATAATACTATAAAGGGAATAAGGGCATCGTTAGTTATTATGTGTGTGTTTCACATATCTTGGTGGCAAAGAGCAGGGATTTTAAAAACGGAACCCATTTTTGCAAACAATTACATAACTTCTGAAACACGCTTCTGGAGATTTCGCCCAAATAACAAATTCCCCTGGTAATCTCTTGTTTTGAGATCTACAGAGGAGCTATTTTTTAACAGGATTTATGCAAAATCTTATTAAAGCTTGGCAGTTAATTTCGCTTGTGAATATATTTATTTTACTTAATTGGAATATAAGATTTAATTAAAGTCTATAAAACATGATTAAGAAATATTATCCTTGTAAAATACATACAAACGTAATTATAATTAACATGATCTTTAATACCTATATAAATTAGGTCTATTTCGCCTATTTTATAACATGAGTTGAATTATTTTTAGGACTAATTAATCAAAATAGCACAAATATGAATGATAGAAAGGGCAAGAGAAAATGGGTGAAACTAAAGTCAGTAAAGATAGTAAGACTGAAAATGTATTTGAGCGTATTCATCAAAACTACCGTTACCTAAATCAGATGATGGTAGAAGAGATCGACATTGCTTCTGAGCATGGAACAATTAGCGGGAACTATCGCGAGGAGATGTGGGTCAAATTTTTCCGTAGCATTATCCCTCTCAAATATTCATTGGCGCAGGGGGTCATTATCATTGACTCGAACAACCAGCGATCAAGGGAAGTGGATATTGCCGTCTACGATGAAACGTATACACCATACGTCTTCCAATATAACACGCTCAAGTTCATTCCAATTGAAGCTGTAGTGGCCGCTATTGAATGCAAGAGTACAGATTGGGACTATGACAAAATCAAAGATTGGGCAACAAGCATTAAAAAATTACAACCACGAACGACTGGCATTGCGCGAATGGTGCAGGGGTATGTAACGGGGATCACTAATACATCGCAGCAACGCACTCGACCTATTTTAATTCTTGCAAGCAATTTCCAGAGAGAACGGCAGACAGCAATAGATAACGTTGCAGAGGAACTTAAAGAGGAATTCGATTTTATTCTGCTAAAAAATGCTGAGTCGGGTAGTAAGGGAATGAACAGAGAATTTCATTTGCTGGTCAACCACGAGGATAAAACGCTGGGTTGGTGGGGGAAGGCATTGAATTTTGGACTACACGGTACTGATAATATGAGCAATTCCAGTAATATGAACGTGATTCCTCCTAACTGGAAGGATACAGAGAGATCTGAGCTTAAAAAGGAGGTAGATAGTGGGAAATACATTGAATTGAAGTTTTCTGAACTCGACATGTCACTTGAAAATACGCTGAGTGATTTGAAAATACCAGGCAATCCGCTTTTGACCTTAAATTTCCAGCTCAATCAATTGCTTATGCTCCTAAATAATCCCATGTTGTTTCCGCATTTCGCTTATGCAAGAGCTTTTCAAAAGCTTGCGACAACTGGAAACGAAAGTACCAAAGAGGACATCAATTAAGATAGATGGATTAAGAAAGGAGACTCACATGGGAAGAAAACTGGAAAGCCCTGAAACCACTATCGCCAGTCTGGAAAAAAGTATCGCTCAAATTACTAATCTGCATAAGGTTTACGATATAACAATTGTGACTCCTATGTTTGGGGGAGGCTACCTTGCAGGGCAGATTGATACCAAACAATTGGTTCGTGCAAGTACGGTGCGAGGACAGTTGCGTTTCTGGTGGCGGGCAACGCGTGGTGCATCTTCTGAAAATGTATATGAACTGCGCAAACGAGAAGTAGAGATTTTCGGAGATACAAGTCGGCCAAGTTGCGTAAAGATTTGGATCGAGCAAACGACTTCTAAGTCTACAGGTAGAATTAATTTTCCGAAATATGCGTTATATTCAGCAGGTGCCGAAGTGGAAATTGCTAAAAAGAATTCAGTCGAGCACACCATAGGGCATACATTCAAGCTCCATATCAGTTATAAGCAACCATCTGATGATATTTCAAAGTCCATTGATCTCAAAGAGATAGGACAAACAGAGATAGAGCCTGCACTGTGGGCATGGATCAACTTCGGTGGAGTCGGGGCAAGGACGCGCAGAGGCTGTGGGAGTTTATATTGTGAGGGAATTTCCCCTACTATAGATAACTGTACCCATGAAAACTTTTTGCCTTGGTTTGATAAACAAATAGAAAAGTACGATTTGAATCTGTTAGAAGCGAATCAAAGTCGTGAATGGCCAACGCTCAGCAAACACATTAAATTTCGTCCCAATACAGAGAGGATACAGGATGCTTGGGATGAGGCCATTGAAGCTTATCGCCTATTTCGCAGACGTGCGAACAAAGGGAAAGAGAAACACAAACCTGGAAGAAGCCACTGGCCCGAAGCGGATTCCATTCGAACCATTACAGGTATGGCACATCCCAAACATAATAAGAAATGTCCCAACAGTAAGCCTGAGAAGCTAATTGCTTTTCCAAGAGCACAACTTGGTTTACCGATTATTTTTGAGTTTAAGCAAAAAATGGATGAGGACAAAAACCTATCTTATGAAGAGCTCCGCAACAGAAAATGTTGGGAAAAGGAACCATACAAAACGCAACTTGTTCCCAAAGACAAGGATCGCCTTGCTTCTCCGGTAATTTTAAAGCCACTAGCCTGTAGTCTTTATAAGTCGATTGGAATAGTGGCTATCCTAAATCAACCTATGTTGGAGGGGATTGATTTAGAGGCAAACGGTAGAACTGTAAAGAAATTGGGGGAAAAAGAAATTTACCCTGACGCTTCATACGATCATAACCCTATGCAAGATGATAAAAAAGTCTATACGTCCGCTGTTGAGGCTTTTTTAAACAGTGAGGAGGTCGAAAAATTTTGCAAGAGCACAAATCGGAAGAGATAATGATGATGTTTTCCATTGGACCTGTACAAGAGTTTATCGCTCAGGCACGCAGAACACGGGATTTATGGTTTGGCTCACATCTGCTCTCTGAGTTAAGCATAGCAGGAGCAAGGAAATTTACGGAACTTGGAGGTCGATTGGTTTTTCCTGTGATGGTGCCGGTCGCAAACTCCGAACAGGTAGAAAAGATGAGTGCACCGAACAAGATTTTGGGGTTAATTAACACAGACCAACCCAGCAGCATTGCCTGGCAAGTCAGAAGAGCCATCACAGGAAAATGGAAGGAATATGCCAGAGCGGCTGAAGAGAAGATTGGACGTATTATTAATATACGCACGTGGGATCGTCAAGTCAGCGATTTACTTGAGTTTCAAGCAGCTTGGACAGTGATGCAAGGACTAAATTACGATAAAGCATTAGGCAGAACAGAACAATTATTAGCTGCCCGTAAGACGCTGCGGGATTTTAAGCAGAATAACCCAGGTGCGATGTATGGTGAAAAGAAATCTTCTCTTGACGGCGGGCGTGAATCCGTTTGGATCAACCACGATAAGAACATAGAGCGGCTTTCACGGTTGGGAATCAAAGAAAACGAGACCTTAGACGCCATTTCCGTCATTAAACGGTTGTCTTTAATACTTTACCCTCAACAAGATCGATTTCATTCGGTTTGCGAAACAGCCTTCCTGCCTTTCCAGGATCAAATTCGCAATGTGACATACATTAGTTCGGCGGTAACCGATTATCTGCATACAGTGAATGAATTGTTGAGAGAAAGGAATATAAAGACGGATAAGCAGACAGATTCCAAAGCTTATGACGCGCGTCTTTTTTATGAACGCCGAATCGAGGATTATCTTGAAGAATGCGTTATGGTTCCCGAGGTACATAAAGAGAGTCTCAAATATTCTATCGCGACCAAGTTGGAAGAGATGTATGGTCAGCTGGAGAAGAAGTCACGGGATCATCAGCTTGGTTTTTCCCGTCCAACTCCTTATTATGCTTTTCTACTTGCTGACGGTGATCGCATGGGTGAACATCTTCGCAACATTAAGGATGAGCAAAGCCATATTGAATTTTCAACTGCGCTCTCCAGATTTGCTCTGGAGGCTGCAAAAATTATGAAAGAGCATCAGGGACAACTCGTTTATGGTGGCGGAGATGATGTCATGGCTTATTTGCCAGTTCATACATGTCTGGATGCAGCCAATGAATTGCGGAAGGCTTTTATAGATAAAATGGGTTCTGTAATCTCAAACCCGACTCTTTCTGTAGGAATAGTGATCGCTCATATGCTTGAACCTCTTGAAGAAGTGCGTTATATGGCACATGAAGCAGAACGCCAGGCCAAGAGAACGCGTAATGCACTGGCGGTCCACTTTCACAAGCGGGGCGGGGGCGATCTGATGAAAGTAGCCATGCCATTTAATCTTCATCCGGTGGAGCAAATGAAGGCATTGCGCGAACATAAAGTGTTTTTTTCTGCCCAGTTTGCCTATGAACTCCGCAGTATGTACCAAAGCTACGAGGAGATGGCTACAGGCTCATCGTGGCTCAGTAATCCGAAGCTGCTTGCGGAGTTACTCTGGATGGAGATTGAGCGTCTGGCGTTCAAGAAGAAGCCAGAAAGGATAGACAAGGAGACCATTCAAGAGCAGTGGATTCCTAAGCTGAAGGAACTATATGATACCGAAAAAGAGCCATTGGAACGATTGCGGACATTGGCAGAGCAACTCATTTTGACGATTCATCTGGAAAAGGTGGGGATGACTTATGAAGAAACGGCTGCAAGTAAAACCTCTTGACCCTATGATGTTGCGGGACGGAAGACCGTTCAACGCTACGCCGGGAATTCGGGCGCATACATTAAGTGATATTACACCAAGTGTGCTTGCGGGTACGATTCGTACGATGCTGGCTAAAAGGGAACAAGCAGGAAATCGGTCCCTCAGCCTTAACCATTTTGCTAAATTGCAAGTTCGAGGTCCGATATATAAACACCGGGGAAGCTTGTACTTTGCCATGCCACAGGACGTTGAAATATATGAAGAACATGGGAAAGCAAGTATCCAAGTGATCCGACCCGTTAATTTGACTGATGGTCAGCATGCCAAGCAGGGATTTTTTGGCGTAGGTCAAGAAGGGCGTCTGGCAGATGTGCTCTGGCCCCCACTTGGAGCAGGAGCACACAAAGGAATGAAGGGAGCACCGGCGTACATCTCGAAGGAGCGGATGGTGCATTGGCTGACAGGCTCCGAGTCAGAAGAAACGTGGTCCAAGCTTCTCGAACAATGGCGTCAGGACCAGGAAGACAGTCCGTTGCACGCAGCTAATGAAACATCGCCTTTTCTGCCCGCATTTATCCGTGAAGAACGCACACATACTGCGATCGACCCCAAGACGCATACCGCCAAGGCACAGCAATTATTTTCGACAGAGTCACTGGTTTTTCCACCGGAGCTTACTTTGGAAGCCGAGATTGATTCCGGAGAGGATGCATCCGGTTGGACGGGCACAATATCTGAAATGCATCCGATGGGAGGTAAGCGCAGACTGGCTCATTTCAGTGAGGTGGAAGATGACTTGTCATGGAATTGTCCTGTGGCCATTCAAGAAAGCATGCAGGGAGCGTCATATATTCGCATGGTATTAGCGACTCCTGCTTATTTCCGAAAAGGCTGGTTGCCAGGCTGGCTGGACGAAAATCTCCAAACCAAAAATCCATGGAAGTGCGGAGTAGAGCTTCAATTGCGCTGGGCTTGTGTCCCTCGTTGGCAGCCTGTATCAGGATGGAGTTACTCGAAGGATGATTTGTACAATGAAAAGGCCGTTCGGCGCATGGTTCCTGCAGGAAGCGTATATTTCTTTGAAGTAACCAAAGGGAATCCGGCTGATTTGGCAAAGGAAATGTGGTTACAATCCGTGTCGGACAAGAATCGCCGAAAAGAAGCTTTTGACAAAGAAGATGGCTATGGACTGGCTTTATGGGGAAAATGGAACGTTACAAACACAATCCAATGAACAAAAAAATAAATAAACCTATAATAAAGGAGCAGGGGAAATGGAAAACGCAAGCAAGTGGTACTGGATTCACTGTTTGTCTTCACTACATATCGGTTCGGGAGAAGGACTCGGAGCAATTGATCTGCCTATTATGCGTGAGAAGGTGACTGAATGGCCTATGATTCCCGGTAGCAGCATGAAAGGGGTAAAGAGAGATTACTATCGAGTTAAAGAGGGAGAAAGCAATTGGTTCAAGCAAGCATTCGGTAAATCAGATAACAATGGGGCCGAAGCTGGAGCACTTGTTATTTCGGATGGACGGATTCTTGCTTTTCCAGTAGCCAGCCGGTATGGAACCTTCGCTTATGTTACTTCCCCTATGGTACTGAAACGCCTGGCACGAGATGCGGAAGCGATGGGGATGTCTTTGGAAATTCCAGATTTAGATCAATTTGAGAAAGATGCGAATAACGGTGAAACCGCTTGGATAACTACTGATTCTGTAGTAGACAGCCAACAGCAAGTTTTCCTGGACGAGTTCTATGGTAAGGCGAAAAAAATGC
Proteins encoded:
- the cmr3 gene encoding type III-B CRISPR module-associated protein Cmr3; translation: MKKRLQVKPLDPMMLRDGRPFNATPGIRAHTLSDITPSVLAGTIRTMLAKREQAGNRSLSLNHFAKLQVRGPIYKHRGSLYFAMPQDVEIYEEHGKASIQVIRPVNLTDGQHAKQGFFGVGQEGRLADVLWPPLGAGAHKGMKGAPAYISKERMVHWLTGSESEETWSKLLEQWRQDQEDSPLHAANETSPFLPAFIREERTHTAIDPKTHTAKAQQLFSTESLVFPPELTLEAEIDSGEDASGWTGTISEMHPMGGKRRLAHFSEVEDDLSWNCPVAIQESMQGASYIRMVLATPAYFRKGWLPGWLDENLQTKNPWKCGVELQLRWACVPRWQPVSGWSYSKDDLYNEKAVRRMVPAGSVYFFEVTKGNPADLAKEMWLQSVSDKNRRKEAFDKEDGYGLALWGKWNVTNTIQ
- the cmr4 gene encoding type III-B CRISPR module RAMP protein Cmr4, with product MENASKWYWIHCLSSLHIGSGEGLGAIDLPIMREKVTEWPMIPGSSMKGVKRDYYRVKEGESNWFKQAFGKSDNNGAEAGALVISDGRILAFPVASRYGTFAYVTSPMVLKRLARDAEAMGMSLEIPDLDQFEKDANNGETAWITTDSVVDSQQQVFLDEFYGKAKKMQEFTTWANWLGEQMFDKDDPYSKEMFIERLVLVSDDTFRYFTTMCCEITPRIRIQDDTKTTQAGALWYEEYVPAEAIFYGMIWCDRVDGSSDVSKRIANLQHLNTDTCLQLGGNASVGKGRVRCRLTGGRDQ
- the cmr1 gene encoding type III-B CRISPR module RAMP protein Cmr1, which encodes MGRKLESPETTIASLEKSIAQITNLHKVYDITIVTPMFGGGYLAGQIDTKQLVRASTVRGQLRFWWRATRGASSENVYELRKREVEIFGDTSRPSCVKIWIEQTTSKSTGRINFPKYALYSAGAEVEIAKKNSVEHTIGHTFKLHISYKQPSDDISKSIDLKEIGQTEIEPALWAWINFGGVGARTRRGCGSLYCEGISPTIDNCTHENFLPWFDKQIEKYDLNLLEANQSREWPTLSKHIKFRPNTERIQDAWDEAIEAYRLFRRRANKGKEKHKPGRSHWPEADSIRTITGMAHPKHNKKCPNSKPEKLIAFPRAQLGLPIIFEFKQKMDEDKNLSYEELRNRKCWEKEPYKTQLVPKDKDRLASPVILKPLACSLYKSIGIVAILNQPMLEGIDLEANGRTVKKLGEKEIYPDASYDHNPMQDDKKVYTSAVEAFLNSEEVEKFCKSTNRKR
- the cas10 gene encoding type III-B CRISPR-associated protein Cas10/Cmr2, which encodes MQEHKSEEIMMMFSIGPVQEFIAQARRTRDLWFGSHLLSELSIAGARKFTELGGRLVFPVMVPVANSEQVEKMSAPNKILGLINTDQPSSIAWQVRRAITGKWKEYARAAEEKIGRIINIRTWDRQVSDLLEFQAAWTVMQGLNYDKALGRTEQLLAARKTLRDFKQNNPGAMYGEKKSSLDGGRESVWINHDKNIERLSRLGIKENETLDAISVIKRLSLILYPQQDRFHSVCETAFLPFQDQIRNVTYISSAVTDYLHTVNELLRERNIKTDKQTDSKAYDARLFYERRIEDYLEECVMVPEVHKESLKYSIATKLEEMYGQLEKKSRDHQLGFSRPTPYYAFLLADGDRMGEHLRNIKDEQSHIEFSTALSRFALEAAKIMKEHQGQLVYGGGDDVMAYLPVHTCLDAANELRKAFIDKMGSVISNPTLSVGIVIAHMLEPLEEVRYMAHEAERQAKRTRNALAVHFHKRGGGDLMKVAMPFNLHPVEQMKALREHKVFFSAQFAYELRSMYQSYEEMATGSSWLSNPKLLAELLWMEIERLAFKKKPERIDKETIQEQWIPKLKELYDTEKEPLERLRTLAEQLILTIHLEKVGMTYEETAASKTS
- a CDS encoding LamG-like jellyroll fold domain-containing protein; protein product: MIRRVAANGIKKGFLITLVLLLMIAGSALGMSDASAALSEQKGKQDAPAFSEVSVHDPSIVKDGDTYYVFGSHISAAKSKDLKSWTSFANGYTTPGNTLFGDLSKNLAGSFAWAGENDSDSKGGFSVWAPDVFWNEHYVNDDGTKGAYMIYYSASSTYIRSAIGVAVAPQIEGPYQYVDTIVYTGFTKETAYDKDSKVDKKWTNTPIQQLVDQGKLQGPRAGWFNADGSYANRMFPNAIDPAIFYDTEGRLWMTYGSWSGGIFLLELDKATGKPIYPGQDGATEDGRLIDRYFGTKIAGGYGESGEGPYIEYNKETGYYYLFVTYGGLASDGGYNMRLFRSKNPSGPYKDAKGQNAVLPANTKNAAFGNKLIGNFLFNSKMGDPGEGIGYGYVSPGHNSAYTDPDNGQMFVVFHTRFPQQGEKHELRIHQMLMNQEGWPVVAPYRYGGETLTELDEDQVVGDYQYVNHGSDTSAVIKQAQFIQLKADHTVAGELQGTWRKVGDTSVKLTLGGTVYDGVFIRQWDDYTKQYVMTFTVASKTGEMAWGSQFAPTMDATVVESVYGDLALGDTSRVVANLSLPKEGSRQTSITWKSSDSSVISDTGEVKRPEIGEKAVSATLTATISKGESSKSKAFNITVSPYEKAMLTAQYKFENNLEDSEAAFANGEVIGDRIDREGGTVTYTEGTSGQAVLLDGKSGIKLPQGMISSSAYSVSLWVHPSELTLHTPTFFGAMDSNHWISLLPKGPEGDNTMLWSGSSPWYTGSTGMKIKANEWTHLAFTVDNGLLSVYVDGKPQFTGTGFPDVLTSKIGTFSLGVNWWDPAFKGAIDELSIFKGALPPSQVAELAKVK
- a CDS encoding DUF6602 domain-containing protein — its product is MGETKVSKDSKTENVFERIHQNYRYLNQMMVEEIDIASEHGTISGNYREEMWVKFFRSIIPLKYSLAQGVIIIDSNNQRSREVDIAVYDETYTPYVFQYNTLKFIPIEAVVAAIECKSTDWDYDKIKDWATSIKKLQPRTTGIARMVQGYVTGITNTSQQRTRPILILASNFQRERQTAIDNVAEELKEEFDFILLKNAESGSKGMNREFHLLVNHEDKTLGWWGKALNFGLHGTDNMSNSSNMNVIPPNWKDTERSELKKEVDSGKYIELKFSELDMSLENTLSDLKIPGNPLLTLNFQLNQLLMLLNNPMLFPHFAYARAFQKLATTGNESTKEDIN